From the Camelus dromedarius isolate mCamDro1 chromosome 36, mCamDro1.pat, whole genome shotgun sequence genome, one window contains:
- the LOC105102515 gene encoding tumor necrosis factor receptor superfamily member 10A isoform X7, whose translation MDPGRDDSLEATHACPCFVPIGCSCLSHSHRAGPHSPAISCLTRIEAQLLEVVSTRGCKPGEEEKSPCTATKDTECQCKPDTFRGRDSPEFCHKCSTRCPNGMVVATPCTPWSDLQCVDQESGTQASGEALVPGKPVTMSLGLPTTPSPSSGNSQLVPGIVTAFVLLGLVLVLMTAYRFRKFILQGCGVDPKCMEKVFFWRSHPPRGPEPLDNARNNMLINRESLSTLVSEQETEDQEQANLTHVMVQSPGEAERLLEPAGAEESQIRMMLVPANDVDSIEGLRMFFDYFATVVPYDSWDALMRQMGLTQNEILMARGKAWAPRDALYEMLEAWLSSKGREASINTLLDALETLGARCAKETIQDHLVGSGKYVYKKGEAGSAVSSV comes from the exons ATGGATCCTGGGAGGGATGACAGTCTGGAAGCCACTCATGCCTGTCCCTGCTTTGTCCCCATAGGCTGCAGCTGCCTTAGCCACAGCCACAGGGCAGGACCGCATTCACCAGCAATTAGCTGCCTCACCAGGATCGAAGCGCAGCTTCTGGAAGTTGTGTCCACCAG GGGCTGCAAACCAG gggaagaagagaaaagtccctGCACCGCAACCAAGGACACCGAGTGTCAGTGCAAACCTGACACTTTCCGTGGAAGAGACTCCCCTGAATTCTGCCACAAGTGCAGCACCAG GTGCCCCAATGGGATGGTCGTGGCCACGCCCTGTACGCCCTGGAGTGACCTGCAGTGTGTGGACCAAGAATCAGGTACCCAGGCCAGTGGGGAGGCCCTGGTTCCTGGAAAGCCAGTGACCATGAGCCTGGGACTGCCCACcactccttctccctcctcaggCAATTCACAGCTGGTGCCTGGAATTGTAACTGCCTTTGTCCTGCTGGGGCTGGTGCTGGTTCTGATGACTGCATATCGTTTCCGGAAGTTCATCCTTCAAG GTTGTGGAGTGGACCCCAAGTGCATGGAAAAA GTCTTTTTCTGGCGCTCACATCCCCCAAGAGGGCCTGAGCCTCTAGACAATGCTCGCAACAACATGCTGATCAACAGAGAATCACTGTCCACTCTGGTCTCTGAGCAGGAGACAGAAGACCAGGAGCAGGCCAACCTGACACATGTTATGGTGCAGTCCCCGGGGGAAGCAGAGCGTCTGCTG GAACCAGCAGGAGCTGAAGAGTCTCAGATTAGAATGATGCTGGTTCCAGCAAATGATGTGGACTCCATTGAAG GCCTGAGGATGTTCTTCGATTACTTTGCAACCGTCGTGCCCTATGATTCCTGGGATGCGCTCATGAGGCAGATGGGCCTGACACAAAATGAGATCCTTATGGCCAGAGGCAAAGCCTGGGCCCCGCGGGATGCCTTGTATGAAATGCTGGAGGCCTGGCTCAGCAGCAAGGGGCGGGAAGCCTCCATCAACACCCTGCTGGATGCCTTGGAAACACTAGGGGCAAGATGTGCAAAGGAGACAATTCAGGACCACCTGGTGGGCTCGGGAAAGTATGTCTATAAAAAAGGTGAAGCAGGCTCTGCTGTGTCCTCAGTTTGA